A DNA window from Pseudomonas wuhanensis contains the following coding sequences:
- the amaA gene encoding L-pipecolate oxidase, with protein sequence MPLREECLWEKLTPQRPDNVALKGEVTVDVCVIGAGFTGLSAAVHLLEQGKSVCVLEAHRAGHGGSGRNVGLVNAGMWIPPDEIEAGFGEAVGSQLNRMLGAAPSLVFSLVDKYNIDCQLRREGTLHMAHNARGEADLRSREEQWKRRGAPVELLTGQACEQATGTKKIAAALLDRRAGTINPMAYTTGLANAAISLGGQLFDHSPVTRLERQGQRWSVQTAQGSVLAEQVVIASNAYTEGDWTELRRNFFPGYYYQVASVPLTEDAAQQILPGGQGSWDTRQVLSSIRRDAEGRLLLGSLGNGNQKPAWFLKAWADRVQQHYFPYLKPVEWECTWTGCIAFTPDHLMRLFEPAPGLVAVTGYNGRGVTTGTVVGKAFADYLCNGNPQALPIPFAPMQPLAGVGLRSCLYEAGFSLYHAGQCLRIVI encoded by the coding sequence ATGCCGTTACGCGAAGAGTGTCTGTGGGAAAAACTGACGCCGCAAAGGCCCGACAACGTGGCGCTCAAAGGCGAGGTGACAGTGGATGTCTGCGTCATCGGCGCCGGTTTCACCGGTTTGTCGGCGGCGGTGCATCTGCTGGAACAAGGTAAAAGTGTCTGCGTGCTGGAAGCGCATCGCGCCGGGCATGGCGGTTCGGGGCGTAACGTCGGGCTGGTCAATGCCGGGATGTGGATTCCACCGGATGAAATCGAAGCCGGTTTCGGCGAGGCGGTCGGCAGTCAGCTCAACCGCATGCTGGGTGCGGCGCCGTCGCTGGTGTTCAGCCTGGTCGACAAATACAACATCGATTGCCAGTTACGCCGCGAAGGCACGCTGCACATGGCGCACAACGCCCGTGGCGAGGCGGATCTGCGCAGTCGCGAAGAACAATGGAAACGTCGTGGCGCACCGGTGGAATTGTTAACCGGTCAAGCCTGCGAACAAGCCACGGGTACAAAAAAGATCGCCGCCGCCTTGCTCGATCGGCGTGCCGGCACGATCAATCCGATGGCCTACACCACGGGGCTGGCCAACGCGGCCATCAGCCTCGGCGGTCAGCTGTTCGATCATTCCCCGGTCACCCGACTTGAACGTCAGGGCCAGCGCTGGTCGGTGCAAACTGCCCAGGGTTCGGTGCTGGCCGAGCAGGTGGTCATTGCCTCCAACGCCTATACCGAAGGTGACTGGACGGAGCTGCGGCGCAATTTCTTCCCCGGTTATTACTATCAAGTGGCCTCGGTGCCGCTGACCGAAGACGCCGCGCAGCAGATTCTGCCCGGCGGCCAAGGTTCCTGGGATACCCGGCAGGTGCTCAGCAGTATCCGTCGCGATGCTGAAGGGCGGTTGTTGCTCGGCAGTCTCGGCAATGGCAACCAGAAACCGGCCTGGTTCCTGAAAGCCTGGGCCGACCGGGTTCAGCAGCATTACTTTCCATACCTGAAACCGGTGGAATGGGAATGCACCTGGACCGGTTGCATCGCCTTCACTCCCGATCATTTGATGCGTCTGTTCGAGCCGGCACCGGGACTGGTGGCCGTTACGGGTTACAACGGACGAGGCGTGACTACCGGCACAGTGGTCGGCAAAGCCTTTGCCGATTATTTGTGTAATGGAAATCCTCAGGCCTTGCCGATTCCCTTCGCGCCCATGCAGCCATTGGCGGGTGTGGGGCTGCGAAGCTGCCTGTATGAGGCTGGATTTTCGTTGTATCACGCGGGCCAGTGCCTGCGGATCGTGATCTGA
- the livM gene encoding high-affinity branched-chain amino acid ABC transporter permease LivM: MSSTTKKTIDLKRSLVDAILAGLVALIVFGPIVGVVLDGYGFNLEATRVAWIVAIVMAGRFALSLFLQTPKGLSILEGFESTGSGVHVLAPDYKSRLRWIIPVMIVIAVVFPFFSNSYLLGVVILGLIYVLLGLGLNIVVGLAGLLDLGYVAFYAIGAYGLALGYQYLGLGFWTVLPLAAIIAGLAGCILGFPVLRLHGDYLAIVTLGFGEIIRLILNNWLSLTGGPNGMAAPLPTFFGIEFGKRAKEGGVPFHEFFGIAYNPDVKYYFIYAVLFLVVLAVLYIKHRLTRMPVGRAWEALREDEIACRSMGLNHVLVKLSAFTIGASTAGLAGVFFATYQGFVNPTSFTFFESALILAIVVLGGMGSTIGVVIAAFVLTVAPELLRGFAEYRVLLFGILMVLMMIWRPRGLIRISRTGVTPRKGVAP, translated from the coding sequence ATGTCTTCAACCACTAAAAAAACCATTGATCTCAAAAGAAGCCTGGTTGATGCGATTCTCGCCGGCCTTGTTGCCCTGATTGTGTTTGGCCCGATTGTCGGCGTGGTCCTCGATGGCTATGGCTTCAATCTGGAAGCGACCCGGGTGGCATGGATTGTCGCCATCGTCATGGCCGGTCGCTTTGCCTTGAGCCTGTTCCTGCAAACTCCCAAGGGCCTGAGTATCCTCGAAGGCTTTGAAAGCACCGGCTCCGGGGTGCATGTACTGGCGCCTGACTACAAATCGCGGCTGCGCTGGATCATTCCGGTGATGATCGTCATCGCCGTGGTGTTTCCGTTCTTCTCCAACTCCTACCTGCTGGGCGTGGTCATCCTCGGGCTGATCTACGTGCTGCTGGGCCTGGGGCTGAATATAGTGGTCGGCCTGGCGGGGTTGCTTGACCTGGGTTACGTGGCGTTCTACGCCATCGGCGCTTATGGGCTGGCGCTCGGTTATCAATACCTGGGGCTGGGCTTCTGGACGGTGTTGCCCTTGGCGGCGATCATCGCCGGCCTGGCTGGGTGCATTCTGGGTTTCCCGGTATTGCGCCTGCACGGTGACTACCTGGCAATCGTGACCCTGGGCTTCGGTGAAATCATCCGGTTGATCCTCAACAACTGGTTGTCCCTGACCGGTGGCCCGAACGGGATGGCGGCACCGTTGCCGACGTTCTTCGGCATCGAGTTCGGCAAACGAGCGAAGGAGGGCGGAGTTCCGTTCCATGAGTTCTTCGGCATCGCCTATAACCCGGACGTGAAGTACTACTTCATATACGCGGTGTTGTTCCTGGTGGTGCTGGCCGTGCTTTACATCAAGCACCGCTTGACCCGCATGCCGGTTGGTCGGGCGTGGGAAGCCTTGCGTGAAGACGAAATCGCCTGTCGTTCCATGGGCCTGAATCACGTACTGGTCAAGCTGTCGGCGTTCACCATCGGCGCATCGACTGCCGGTCTGGCCGGAGTGTTCTTCGCCACCTATCAGGGTTTCGTCAACCCAACCTCGTTCACCTTCTTCGAATCGGCACTGATCCTCGCCATCGTGGTACTCGGCGGCATGGGCTCGACCATTGGCGTGGTGATCGCGGCATTCGTGCTGACCGTCGCCCCGGAATTGCTGCGTGGCTTCGCTGAATACCGCGTGCTGCTGTTTGGCATCCTGATGGTGTTGATGATGATCTGGCGACCGCGCGGCCTGATTCGAATCAGCCGTACCGGTGTGACCCCGCGTAAAGGAGTAGCGCCATGA
- a CDS encoding ABC transporter substrate-binding protein has translation MSQTFYKKGFLALAVATALGVSAFAQADIKIGVAGPMTGANAAFGEQYMKGAQAAADAVNAAGGVNGEKIVLVKGDDACEPKQAVTVAKDLTNQKVAGVVGHFCSSSTIPASEIYDEAGIIAITPGSTNPAVTERGLSAMFRMCGRDDQQGIVAGDYIVDVLKGKKVVVLHDKDTYGQGLADATKAQLVKRGVTPVLYEGLTRGEKDFSTIVTKIRGAGADVVYFGGLHPEAGPLVRQLREQGLKDVKFMSDDGIVTDELVTTAGGPQFVDGVLMTFGADPRLLPDSKTVVDEFRKKGTEPEGYTLYAYASVQTLAAAFNGSKSNSGEKAAEWLKKNPVKTVMGEKTWDAKGDLKVSDYVVYQWDKDGKYHQLEKQK, from the coding sequence ATGTCCCAGACGTTTTACAAGAAAGGCTTTCTGGCCCTCGCAGTGGCAACTGCGTTGGGTGTTTCTGCGTTTGCTCAGGCTGACATCAAGATCGGCGTAGCGGGTCCAATGACGGGCGCCAACGCGGCATTTGGCGAGCAGTACATGAAGGGGGCGCAGGCAGCGGCTGATGCAGTCAACGCCGCTGGCGGTGTAAACGGGGAAAAAATCGTACTGGTCAAGGGCGATGACGCTTGCGAACCGAAACAGGCTGTGACGGTCGCCAAGGACCTGACCAACCAGAAAGTCGCTGGCGTGGTCGGTCACTTCTGCTCCTCGTCGACCATCCCGGCCTCCGAGATCTACGACGAAGCGGGCATCATCGCGATCACTCCAGGTTCCACCAACCCGGCTGTTACCGAGCGCGGCCTGAGCGCCATGTTCCGTATGTGCGGGCGTGACGACCAGCAAGGCATCGTGGCCGGCGACTACATCGTCGACGTGCTCAAGGGCAAGAAAGTGGTAGTCCTGCACGACAAGGACACCTACGGTCAAGGTCTGGCGGATGCTACCAAGGCCCAACTGGTCAAGCGCGGCGTAACGCCGGTGCTGTACGAAGGCCTGACTCGTGGCGAGAAAGACTTCAGCACCATCGTCACCAAAATCCGCGGCGCTGGCGCCGATGTCGTTTACTTCGGTGGACTGCACCCGGAAGCCGGTCCTCTGGTTCGTCAACTGCGTGAGCAAGGTCTCAAAGACGTCAAGTTCATGTCCGACGACGGCATCGTAACCGACGAACTGGTGACCACCGCTGGCGGTCCGCAATTCGTTGATGGCGTACTGATGACCTTTGGCGCCGACCCACGCCTGCTGCCAGACAGCAAGACCGTAGTGGATGAATTCCGCAAGAAAGGCACCGAACCTGAAGGCTACACCCTGTACGCCTATGCTTCGGTCCAGACCCTGGCCGCAGCCTTCAATGGTTCCAAATCCAACAGTGGCGAGAAAGCCGCCGAGTGGCTGAAGAAAAATCCGGTCAAAACCGTGATGGGCGAGAAGACCTGGGACGCCAAGGGCGACCTGAAGGTCTCCGACTACGTGGTTTACCAGTGGGACAAGGATGGCAAATACCACCAGCTGGAAAAACAGAAGTGA
- the amaB gene encoding L-piperidine-6-carboxylate dehydrogenase, with amino-acid sequence MVAALLDRLGVNPALYQNGKVPVHSPIDGSRIAAVNWEGAAEVEQHISRADHAFELWRKVPAPRRGELVRQLGDILREYKADLGELVSWEAGKITQEGLGEVQEMIDICDFAVGLSRQLYGLTIASERPGHHMRETWHPLGVVGVISAFNFPVAVWAWNATLALVCGNPVIWKPSEKTPLTALACQALFDRVLKNFSDAPPHLSQVIIGGRDAGEALVDDPRVALVSATGSTRMGREVAPKIAARFARSILELGGNNAMILGPSADLDMAVRAILFSAVGTAGQRCTTLRRLIAHESVKEEIITRLKAAYSKVRIGHPLEGNLVGPLIDKHSFDNMQDALEQALSEGGRVFGGQRQLEDKFPNAYYVSPAIVEMPEQSDVVRDETFAPILYVIGYNDFEEALRLNNAVPQGLSSCIFTTDVREAERFMSAVGSDCGIANVNIGPSGAEIGGAFGGEKETGGGRESGSDAWRGYMRRQTNTVNYSLELPLAQGITFD; translated from the coding sequence CAAAGTGCCGGTGCATTCGCCTATCGATGGCAGCCGGATTGCCGCCGTGAACTGGGAAGGCGCCGCTGAAGTCGAGCAGCACATCAGTCGCGCAGATCATGCGTTCGAACTGTGGCGCAAGGTGCCGGCGCCGCGCCGTGGCGAATTGGTGCGCCAATTGGGTGACATCCTGCGCGAATACAAAGCCGACCTCGGGGAGCTGGTGTCCTGGGAAGCTGGCAAGATCACTCAGGAAGGTTTGGGTGAGGTTCAGGAAATGATCGACATCTGCGACTTCGCGGTCGGTCTGTCCCGTCAGCTGTACGGTTTGACCATCGCCTCCGAGCGTCCTGGCCACCACATGCGCGAAACCTGGCACCCGCTGGGCGTCGTTGGCGTGATCAGTGCGTTCAACTTCCCGGTCGCCGTTTGGGCCTGGAACGCCACGCTGGCACTGGTCTGCGGTAACCCGGTGATCTGGAAACCGTCGGAGAAAACCCCGTTGACCGCACTGGCTTGCCAGGCGCTGTTCGACCGCGTCCTGAAGAACTTCAGCGACGCCCCGCCGCACCTGAGCCAGGTGATCATCGGTGGTCGCGATGCTGGCGAAGCCTTGGTCGATGACCCGCGTGTCGCGCTGGTCAGTGCCACCGGCAGCACCCGCATGGGCCGTGAAGTGGCGCCGAAAATCGCGGCACGTTTTGCCCGCAGCATTCTGGAGCTGGGCGGCAACAACGCGATGATCCTCGGCCCAAGCGCCGATCTGGACATGGCCGTACGGGCGATTCTGTTCAGCGCCGTCGGCACCGCCGGACAGCGTTGCACCACGTTGCGTCGCCTGATCGCCCATGAGTCGGTGAAGGAAGAAATCATCACCCGCCTGAAAGCCGCTTACTCCAAGGTGCGCATCGGCCATCCGCTGGAAGGCAATCTGGTCGGGCCGCTGATCGACAAGCACAGCTTCGACAACATGCAGGACGCGCTGGAGCAGGCCTTGAGCGAAGGCGGCCGGGTGTTCGGCGGCCAGCGTCAGCTGGAAGACAAATTTCCCAATGCTTACTACGTTTCGCCAGCCATCGTCGAAATGCCGGAGCAGAGCGATGTGGTGCGCGACGAAACCTTCGCGCCGATTCTGTACGTGATCGGTTACAACGATTTCGAAGAGGCGTTGCGCCTGAACAACGCCGTACCACAAGGCCTGTCGTCGTGCATCTTCACCACCGACGTGCGTGAAGCCGAGCGGTTCATGTCGGCGGTGGGCAGCGATTGCGGCATCGCCAACGTCAACATCGGCCCGAGCGGCGCAGAAATCGGCGGCGCGTTTGGCGGCGAGAAGGAAACGGGCGGTGGTCGTGAATCCGGTTCGGATGCATGGCGCGGGTACATGCGTCGTCAGACCAATACCGTGAACTATTCGCTGGAGTTGCCGTTGGCTCAGGGGATTACGTTCGACTGA
- a CDS encoding ABC transporter permease subunit, protein MDGIFLQQLVNGLTLGSVYGLIAIGYTMVYGIIGMINFAHGEVYMISAYLAAISLALLAYFGIESFPLLMLGTLIFTIVVTAVYGWVIERVAYKPLRNSTRLAPLISAIGISLILQNYAQIAQGAKQQGVPTLLSGAWRVEVGTGFVQLTYTKVFILIAAFVGMALLTYVIKYTKLGRMCRATQQDRKMASILGINTDRVISYVFIIGAAMAALAGVLITMNYGTFDFYAGFIIGIKAFTAAVLGGIGSLPGAMLGGIILGISESLFSGLVNSDYKDVFSFSLLVLVLVFRPQGLLGRPLVSKV, encoded by the coding sequence ATGGATGGTATTTTCCTGCAGCAACTGGTCAACGGCCTGACCCTCGGGTCGGTCTATGGCCTGATCGCCATCGGCTACACAATGGTCTACGGCATCATCGGCATGATCAACTTCGCCCACGGCGAGGTTTACATGATTTCCGCTTACCTCGCGGCAATCAGTCTGGCTCTGCTGGCGTACTTCGGTATTGAATCCTTCCCGCTGCTGATGCTCGGTACCCTGATCTTCACCATCGTTGTCACAGCGGTGTATGGCTGGGTCATCGAACGCGTCGCCTACAAACCCCTGCGCAACTCCACCCGGTTGGCTCCGCTGATCAGCGCCATCGGGATTTCGCTGATCCTGCAAAACTATGCACAGATCGCCCAGGGCGCCAAGCAACAAGGGGTTCCCACCCTGCTATCAGGGGCCTGGCGAGTCGAAGTCGGCACAGGTTTTGTGCAGTTGACCTACACCAAGGTGTTCATTCTGATCGCAGCCTTTGTCGGGATGGCCCTGCTGACCTACGTCATCAAGTACACCAAACTCGGCCGTATGTGCCGCGCGACCCAGCAAGACCGCAAGATGGCTTCGATCCTGGGGATCAACACCGACCGGGTGATTTCCTACGTGTTCATCATCGGTGCAGCCATGGCGGCGCTGGCCGGTGTGCTGATCACCATGAACTATGGCACGTTCGACTTCTATGCCGGCTTCATCATCGGGATCAAGGCGTTCACCGCCGCGGTGCTCGGTGGGATCGGCTCGCTGCCGGGCGCCATGCTGGGCGGGATTATCCTCGGGATTTCCGAGTCGCTGTTCTCCGGTCTGGTCAACTCGGACTACAAAGACGTATTCAGCTTCTCGTTGCTGGTGCTCGTTCTGGTCTTTCGGCCTCAAGGCCTGCTCGGCCGTCCTCTTGTGTCGAAGGTGTAA
- a CDS encoding ABC transporter ATP-binding protein, whose translation MSEVVLSVENLMMHFGGIKALSDVSLKVKRNSIFALIGPNGAGKTTVFNCLTGFYKASGGHIELNTRGVKTDVIKMLGEPFKATDFVSPKSFIGRLHYKMFGGTHLINRAGLARTFQNIRLFREMSVLENLLVAQHMWVNRGMLAGILNTKGYRKAESDALDHAFYWLEVVDLVDCANRLAGELSYGQQRRLEIARAMCTRPQIICLDEPAAGLNPQETEALSAMIRLLRDEHDLTVVLIEHDMGMVMSISDHIVVLDHGVVIAEGGPEAIRHDPKVIAAYLGAEEEEVV comes from the coding sequence ATGAGCGAAGTCGTACTCTCGGTCGAAAACCTGATGATGCACTTCGGTGGCATCAAGGCGCTGAGTGACGTCAGCCTGAAGGTCAAGCGCAACTCGATCTTCGCGCTGATCGGCCCCAACGGCGCAGGCAAGACCACCGTATTCAACTGCCTGACCGGGTTCTACAAAGCGTCCGGCGGGCATATAGAGCTCAACACCCGTGGGGTGAAAACCGACGTCATCAAGATGCTCGGTGAGCCGTTCAAGGCAACCGATTTCGTTTCGCCGAAAAGCTTTATCGGCCGACTCCACTACAAGATGTTCGGTGGCACGCACCTGATTAACCGTGCCGGTCTGGCGCGGACGTTCCAGAACATTCGCCTGTTCAGGGAAATGTCGGTGCTGGAAAACCTGCTGGTGGCCCAGCACATGTGGGTCAACCGCGGCATGCTGGCCGGTATCCTCAACACCAAGGGTTACCGCAAGGCCGAAAGCGATGCACTGGACCACGCGTTTTACTGGCTGGAAGTGGTGGATCTGGTGGACTGCGCCAACCGTCTGGCCGGTGAACTGTCCTACGGTCAGCAACGCCGTCTGGAGATCGCCCGGGCCATGTGCACCCGACCGCAGATCATCTGCCTCGACGAACCGGCCGCCGGCCTCAACCCTCAGGAAACCGAAGCGCTGAGCGCGATGATCCGGCTGCTGCGCGATGAGCATGATCTGACCGTGGTGCTGATCGAACACGACATGGGCATGGTAATGAGTATTTCCGACCACATCGTGGTGCTGGACCACGGCGTTGTCATCGCCGAGGGCGGGCCTGAAGCGATTCGACACGATCCGAAAGTGATTGCCGCCTACCTGGGCGCCGAAGAAGAGGAAGTGGTATGA